A stretch of DNA from Cannabis sativa cultivar Pink pepper isolate KNU-18-1 chromosome X, ASM2916894v1, whole genome shotgun sequence:
GAGAAGGAAAAACACCACAATCTCATGCTGGAAACTCAAAGGATGACATTGAACGGGTTTCAAACCGGGTTTTGTACAGTTTTCGAGTCCTTAATAGAATTCTCCAAGGCATCTCAGAACATGTACAATGATCTAGTGAATGACAATGAAAACTCTGAGAAGACTGGGAACATGTCATATATAGAAGACACTACTAAAGTTGAGCAAAACAGTAGCCAGATGAAATATTAGAGAGAATGAATTGGATTCTTGGATTGTCTAGTTGATTTGTATATACAAATGTGTCAAAGCAGCTCGCTGAGACACATTTTATTCAAGCTTTGTAATCTTTTGGAGTGTTGTAACCACGAATTCCTaactgttatttatttttttttctttttaaacacAAAGTCTTATTTTTATGATGTAATCAGAAAAAGGGCAAATGGGGTTTGGTTCTGGtagataattataattaatgacTTGATTTAATATTATCTAACCACAAAGATTATTATATTCTGGCCTTGATAGAAGCAGAGCAGAGGGGCAATAATTCCTGACAAGTGAAAAAGAAATGACTAGTATTGCTGCAGACTACTGTgtgtaaagaaaatagaataCAGACAGTCTTTGGTCATATTCAGCTCCTGATGGGCCATTGGATATCATTCTCACACTGCAAAGCCATGGTGTGAATTGACAAtactaacaaaaacaaaaatggccCAGTTACCTTTGAAGCCTCTTTTTAAGTGTTGCATGTAATGTTTCATTGTTCAATACTGATTTGAGCAACATTTTCTTAAAGAAGAGCAGATATCTTACATACCAAAAGCAAAACAGAATGTTCTAGCTTTTACATGTCTATTATTCTGGGAGATATTTCCAAATGATTCTGTTAACTTAAAATTTGCTTTTGTACAATATGCAATGATACACATCCTAATAGGGGAGAAAAAAAAGGCCTTGGGTATGATCATGGAAATGCATAATTACAGATTTCACAATTGAGTTACTATCACTGTCTTCTTTTAGCTCTACCTCAAATACAGTGACACTAAGAATTGAGATAAAAGTATAACTTCGCTCACTACGGCAGCAGGAGAATGCAGACCCAGAAAAGGAACAATATCTACCTGCAACCAATTCTCAACTGCTGAACCCACCACTGCACCAGCAACAAGCCCACCTATGGTTATTATAGTAGCCTTCCCTGCAAAGACAATCAGTATGAGCCATGGTAGGTTAATTCAAATATTCCCGATGGAACCCTTTACTTGATTCACCCCtataaataatcatacaaagtcaactACTGTCAATGGCACTTTCTTTCCtcaaaagtttatatttttccATTATCACACTCCAGTCACCCAAGTAAAACTGCCCTATGTTTTATAACTGAGAAAAACAATTTCAAGAGAGAACACATGATGTTAACAGCAAACTCTCCTTCAAATTACAGTTTAGCCTTTCTTTTAATCATCTTCCATTCCTCCCTAGCCTCTCCTTTTCATTACCCATAAAATATAGAAAAGAAACTTCACAAATATTGTTAAGACTTCCTTTCCTACAGCTGACAAAATAGTGTGCCTTAACAGCATAACGGTGTAAAGGATGATCCTTATGATGTAAATTAGGTTAGGCTAGACTCAATCCCAAAATTAATCCAAAAAGAAAATAGGCATTACCTaacttaacattcttttttgtCATGAAGTACAAGGAAGCTCCAAAGCTACCCGCCAAAATTAATCCAGGAACATCAGCCTCAGAATATGGCATGCCAGAGGATGTGGTGGCTCCATTAACATAAGTTAAGACCATTAAAGCTCCATAAACACCTGCCTTTAGCCCTAACTCACTCCTTGATGGAGTCTCTACCGAAACAGGCGATTTCTTCACAGAAGTCTGCAGCCATTGAGGCATTGATCCCATTCCTGAAGCACTTACAGGCTTAACATCAGCATAGCGAATGTTACTACTTACAACCTTTCCCGCTCGCCTCTGAGTTAAGCTCCTCATGAGCAACATGTCATATGCAGCTTCCACCTAAATGGCATTTCAACATAACCATGTGGAATCAATAAAGGTTtccaaaacaataaaataaagaattccatcaaaataaaatatatattactagaACAATTCCGATCCATATTGATAGATATACACTCAGATC
This window harbors:
- the LOC115702898 gene encoding protein CHAPERONE-LIKE PROTEIN OF POR1, chloroplastic is translated as MAATLSVRPNRITGGYPYNRPPVRRTGPAYLRKLLTNKFELWSGSIESTRGGALARTSTLVRAGSRADDSAPFEMSVENALKLLGVSDGDSFDDILRAKNSIVASCKDDKDAIAQVEAAYDMLLMRSLTQRRAGKVVSSNIRYADVKPVSASGMGSMPQWLQTSVKKSPVSVETPSRSELGLKAGVYGALMVLTYVNGATTSSGMPYSEADVPGLILAGSFGASLYFMTKKNVKLGKATIITIGGLVAGAVVGSAVENWLQVDIVPFLGLHSPAAVVSEVILLSQFLVSLYLR